The following coding sequences are from one Hippopotamus amphibius kiboko isolate mHipAmp2 chromosome 9, mHipAmp2.hap2, whole genome shotgun sequence window:
- the LOC130860940 gene encoding olfactory receptor 10G9-like, producing MTNVSLVKTFFLTGLPHAPELDTPLFGIFLVVYVLTVVGNLLILLVITVDPHLHTPMYYFLTNLSFIDMWFSMVTVPKMLMTLVSPGGRAISFHSCMTQLYCFHFLGSTECFLYTIMSYDRYLAISYLLRYASMMRGRTCALLATTTWLSGSLHSTVQTTLTFRLPYCGPSRIQHYFCDAPPILKLACTDTSAIEMVIFVNIGVVASGCFLLIVLSYMSIVRSILKIRTSEGRCRAFQTCASHCIVVLCFFVPCVFIYLRPGSKEAVDGIVAVFYSVLTPLLNPVVYTLRNKEVKTALLKLLSWYLFKVNNQEKTDMASFYFIYN from the coding sequence ATGACAAACGTAAGCCTAGTGAAAACGTTTTTCCTCACTGGCCTTCCCCATGCACCAGAGCTGGACACACCCCTCTTTGGAATCTTCCTGGTGGTCTATGTCCTCACTGTGGTGGGGAACCTCCTCATCCTGCTGGTGATCACGGTGgatccccacctccacacccccatgtactacTTCCTGACTAACCTGTCCTTCATTGACATGTGGTTCTCCATGGTCACTGTGCCCAAAATGCTGATGACCCTAGTCTCCCCAGGAGGCAGGGCTATCTCCTTTCACAGCTGCATGACCCAGCTCTACTGCTTCCACTTCCTGGGGAGCACCGAGTGTTTCCTCTACACCATCATGTCCTATGACCGCTACCTGGCCATCAGTTACCTGCTCAGGTATGCCAGCATGATGAGGGGGAGAACATGTGCCCTTCTGGCCACAACCACGTGGCTCAGTGGCTCTCTGCACTCTACTGTCCAGACCACACTGACCTTCCGTTTGCCCTACTGTGGGCCCAGCCGGATCCAGCATTACTTCTGCGATGCACCACCCATCCTCAAACTGGCCTGCACAGACACCTCCGCCATCGAGATGGTGATCTTTGTCAACATCGGGGTGGTGGCTTCGGGCTGCTTTCTCCTGATAGTGCTGTCCTACATGTCCATCGTCCGTTCCATCCTGAAGATCCGCACCTCAGAGGGGAGATGCAGAGCCTTTCAGACCTGTGCCTCCCACTGCATTGTggtcctttgtttctttgttccctGTGTTTTCATTTACCTGAGGCCAGGCTCCAAGGAGGCTGTAGATGGGATTGTGGCAGTTTTCTACTCTGTGCTGACGCCCCTTCTGAACCCTGTGGTGTATACCCTGAGGAACAAGGAAGTCAAGACAGCTCTGTTGAAGCTGCTGAGTTGGTATTTATTCAAAGTAAATAATCAAGAAAAGACAGATATGGCtagcttctattttatttataattaa